Proteins encoded together in one Rhizobium sp. ACO-34A window:
- a CDS encoding DNA ligase D: MAEDSLTTYRTRRDFRRTPEPSGKARVKPSKRGRFVIQKHDATRLHYDLRLELNGVFKSWAVTRGPSLDPRDKRLAVEVEDHPLDYGDFEGTIPKGQYGGGTVMLWDRGYWEPEGDEPVEHALSRGDLKFVLHGKRLKGSFVLVRMRDDRISKKRPNWLLIKHPDGHSVEADGAATLEKNTTSVASGRNMTEIAEGRGRRPTPFMASKADVTADATWPRTRAPKIERKPSAKARSSDADALPAFIEPQFCQIMARPPAGNTWVHEIKLDGYRIQVRVVDGEACLKTRNGLDWTSRFAAIATMASKLPDCILDGEICALDENGAPDFGALQAALAEDQTDDLVYFAFDLLFEGSLDWRPRSLVQRKEGLQNLLEHAPADRRLRFVEHFQSGGDAVLRSACRLSLEGIVSKQADAPYRSGRSASWVKSKCRAGHEVVLGGYATTNGRFRSLLAGVYRGDHLVYVGRVGTGFASRKVNSLLSVLKAHETGRSPFSGVGAPGKENAVIWLRPDLVAEIEFAGWTADGLVRQAAFKGLREDKPAADVKVEKPASPEKPAMPDLEPVVTVTRAKGAKAEVMGVLVSSPAKALWPDAGDGEPVTKEDLALYYEAVGSRLIDHVKGRPCSIVRAPDGIGGELFFQRHAMSGTSNLLEQVRISGDRKPYLQVERIEGLIAIAQLGGVELHPWNCVPGKPEIPGRLVFDLDPGPNVQFSSVVATARELHERLEDLGLTSFCKTTGGKGLHVVVPLAVDTKHPLTWAEAKGFAHNLCQIMSRDNPDLSLIKMTKSLRQGRIFLDYLRNDRMATAVAPLSPRARPGATVSMPLTWSQVKVGLDPKRFTVRTVPALLRKTLAWRDYNDGACRLEPAIKRLAKARWST, encoded by the coding sequence ATGGCAGAGGACAGTCTCACTACCTACAGGACCAGGCGCGACTTCCGCCGTACCCCGGAGCCAAGCGGCAAGGCGCGTGTGAAGCCTTCAAAGCGTGGACGTTTCGTCATTCAGAAACATGACGCCACGCGTCTGCACTACGATCTTCGCCTGGAATTGAACGGTGTGTTCAAGTCTTGGGCTGTGACAAGAGGCCCGTCGCTTGATCCTCGCGACAAACGTCTCGCCGTTGAGGTGGAGGATCATCCGCTTGATTATGGTGATTTCGAAGGAACCATTCCGAAAGGCCAATATGGCGGCGGCACGGTCATGCTCTGGGATCGCGGTTACTGGGAGCCTGAAGGAGATGAGCCGGTCGAACACGCGCTATCGAGGGGAGACCTGAAGTTCGTTCTGCATGGCAAACGGCTGAAGGGCAGTTTCGTGCTGGTGCGCATGCGCGACGACCGCATTTCGAAGAAGCGCCCCAACTGGCTCCTGATCAAGCATCCGGATGGGCATTCGGTAGAGGCGGACGGAGCGGCAACCCTGGAGAAGAACACGACCTCTGTCGCATCCGGTCGCAATATGACGGAGATAGCAGAGGGCAGGGGACGCAGGCCTACCCCTTTCATGGCGAGCAAAGCCGACGTGACCGCGGACGCGACCTGGCCGAGAACGCGAGCGCCAAAAATCGAACGAAAGCCTTCCGCGAAGGCCAGGTCATCCGATGCGGATGCTTTGCCGGCCTTTATCGAACCCCAGTTTTGTCAGATCATGGCGCGCCCGCCCGCCGGCAACACTTGGGTTCACGAAATCAAGCTGGACGGCTACAGGATCCAGGTGCGCGTGGTCGATGGCGAGGCTTGCCTGAAAACCCGCAACGGCCTTGACTGGACTTCGAGATTTGCGGCGATCGCGACAATGGCGTCGAAGCTGCCGGACTGCATTCTCGATGGTGAAATCTGCGCGCTCGACGAAAACGGTGCGCCGGACTTTGGCGCGCTTCAGGCAGCTCTTGCCGAGGATCAGACGGATGATCTCGTCTATTTCGCATTCGACCTGCTTTTCGAAGGTTCCCTCGACTGGCGTCCACGATCGCTAGTGCAGCGCAAGGAAGGCTTGCAGAACCTTCTGGAGCATGCCCCGGCTGATCGGCGCCTTCGTTTCGTCGAACACTTCCAATCCGGCGGCGATGCCGTCCTTCGCTCCGCCTGCAGGCTGTCTCTGGAAGGGATCGTTTCGAAGCAGGCAGATGCTCCCTATCGATCCGGGCGAAGCGCAAGCTGGGTCAAGTCGAAATGCCGTGCCGGCCATGAAGTCGTCCTTGGCGGCTACGCCACCACGAACGGCAGGTTCCGTTCATTACTGGCAGGGGTCTACCGTGGAGATCATCTGGTCTATGTCGGCCGGGTCGGTACCGGCTTCGCTTCCCGCAAGGTGAACTCCCTGCTTTCCGTCCTGAAAGCGCATGAAACCGGCCGGTCTCCATTCAGCGGGGTGGGGGCGCCAGGAAAGGAGAATGCGGTGATCTGGCTACGGCCCGATCTGGTAGCCGAGATCGAGTTTGCAGGCTGGACAGCCGATGGACTCGTGCGGCAGGCCGCTTTCAAGGGCCTGAGGGAGGACAAACCCGCTGCGGATGTGAAGGTCGAAAAACCCGCCTCGCCGGAAAAGCCGGCCATGCCTGATCTGGAGCCGGTAGTCACCGTAACGCGCGCTAAGGGTGCCAAGGCAGAGGTGATGGGCGTCCTCGTCTCCAGTCCGGCCAAGGCGCTCTGGCCGGACGCCGGAGATGGCGAACCCGTCACCAAGGAAGATCTCGCGCTTTATTACGAAGCGGTGGGTTCAAGGCTTATCGATCATGTCAAAGGACGGCCCTGCTCAATCGTACGTGCACCTGACGGCATCGGCGGAGAACTTTTCTTCCAGCGGCATGCGATGTCGGGGACTTCCAATCTGCTCGAACAGGTCAGGATCTCTGGTGACCGGAAGCCTTATCTGCAGGTCGAGAGAATAGAGGGTCTCATTGCGATCGCGCAACTCGGGGGAGTCGAGCTCCATCCCTGGAATTGCGTACCCGGAAAACCCGAGATCCCCGGTCGTCTGGTGTTCGATCTCGATCCAGGTCCGAACGTACAGTTTTCAAGCGTGGTCGCGACGGCTCGCGAATTGCACGAACGCCTCGAAGATCTCGGCCTCACCAGTTTCTGCAAGACCACCGGAGGCAAGGGGCTGCACGTCGTCGTGCCGCTTGCCGTTGACACAAAGCATCCTTTGACATGGGCTGAGGCAAAAGGATTTGCCCATAACCTTTGCCAGATCATGTCCCGCGACAATCCGGACCTTTCCCTGATCAAGATGACCAAGAGCCTTCGGCAGGGACGGATCTTCCTGGATTATCTGCGTAACGATCGCATGGCGACAGCCGTGGCGCCGCTATCGCCGCGCGCACGGCCTGGAGCTACCGTTTCGATGCCGCTCACCTGGAGCCAGGTCAAGGTCGGTCTCGATCCGAAACGTTTCACGGTTCGAACTGTCCCGGCCCTCCTTCGAAAGACGCTGGCGTGGCGCGACTATAACGACGGCGCGTGTCGGCTGGAGCCGGCGATCAAACGCCTTGCAAAGGCGCGATGGTCGACGTGA
- a CDS encoding type I secretion system permease/ATPase — protein MAFPGLTASRFAGVLVGLGIFSCSISLLALAGPLFMLEVYDRVIPSGSVPTLVALLLLVAGLYSISGFLEIVRGRVMSRVAGIFDSAISERVAGVIAGAPLRMQWTGDVLKAAQEADQIRTFLAGPGPTVLFDLPWMPVYLAICFFLHPLIGWLAAGTMISLVLLTAIADLLTRRNTKGAAEALSNRNRFGEAANRNAETIAAMGLLPMVSETWQKLHLSTIDLQRKTGDIAGLFGGLSKTIRQMVQSGSLALGAWLVIQGDMTGGSIIAASIIIARALQPIELAIANWRNMIAARQAWQRLNAVFKLFPEERERTNLPAPGKFIAVEGVFTAPPGERNKMTVQNISFRAEAGTVIGVVGPSASGKSSLVRVIAGVWPALRGHVRLDGAALDQWVPRDRGRHIGYMPQNSDLFPGTIAENIARLDKAAPHEVIIAAAQAAGVHDMIVALPDGYETQVGEGGMNLSAGQRQRIALARALYGDPFLIVLDEPNSNLDADGDRALEQAIARVKARGGVVIVVAHRNSILSQLDMLLVMEGGMAKAFGPRDAVLKSLQQQQLQRTRPTRSSPTPVLAVVDGGEVANEN, from the coding sequence ATGGCATTCCCTGGCTTAACCGCATCTCGCTTTGCCGGCGTGTTAGTAGGGCTTGGAATCTTCTCCTGTAGTATCAGTCTCCTTGCCCTTGCTGGACCTCTTTTCATGCTGGAGGTCTATGACCGGGTCATCCCAAGTGGAAGCGTCCCGACCCTCGTAGCCCTCCTTCTCCTTGTCGCCGGGCTTTACAGTATTTCTGGTTTCCTGGAAATCGTACGCGGTCGGGTGATGAGTCGGGTCGCGGGGATCTTTGATTCGGCGATCTCAGAACGAGTGGCGGGAGTGATCGCGGGAGCACCGTTGCGTATGCAATGGACCGGGGACGTTCTCAAGGCCGCACAGGAAGCAGACCAAATCCGGACATTTCTGGCCGGTCCCGGCCCCACTGTCTTGTTCGATTTGCCCTGGATGCCAGTTTATCTGGCAATCTGCTTCTTTCTGCATCCATTAATCGGCTGGCTGGCTGCCGGAACGATGATTTCACTCGTGCTACTCACGGCTATCGCCGATCTTCTGACGCGGCGCAACACGAAAGGCGCGGCCGAAGCATTGTCGAATCGCAACCGATTTGGTGAGGCCGCCAACCGCAATGCAGAAACGATTGCCGCAATGGGCTTGCTTCCGATGGTAAGTGAGACATGGCAGAAACTGCATTTGAGTACCATCGACCTGCAACGCAAAACTGGCGATATCGCCGGATTGTTTGGCGGCTTGTCGAAGACTATTCGTCAGATGGTGCAATCCGGTTCGTTGGCGCTGGGCGCCTGGCTTGTCATTCAGGGAGACATGACAGGTGGTTCGATCATAGCGGCATCGATTATCATTGCACGGGCTCTTCAACCAATCGAACTGGCCATTGCCAACTGGCGCAATATGATCGCCGCACGCCAAGCTTGGCAACGTCTTAATGCGGTGTTCAAGCTCTTTCCAGAGGAACGGGAGCGCACCAACTTGCCGGCACCTGGGAAGTTTATTGCCGTCGAGGGTGTGTTTACCGCTCCCCCAGGTGAACGGAACAAAATGACCGTTCAAAATATCAGTTTCCGCGCCGAAGCAGGCACGGTGATCGGGGTTGTCGGGCCCAGTGCATCAGGAAAGTCCTCTCTTGTCCGCGTTATCGCGGGTGTTTGGCCTGCGCTTCGGGGTCATGTCCGCCTGGATGGTGCGGCTCTTGATCAATGGGTGCCGAGGGACCGCGGTCGGCATATCGGTTACATGCCCCAAAACTCTGACCTTTTTCCCGGCACGATAGCCGAGAACATCGCCCGCCTCGATAAGGCTGCACCCCATGAAGTGATCATAGCCGCCGCCCAGGCCGCAGGCGTGCACGACATGATCGTTGCGTTGCCCGATGGCTATGAAACACAGGTGGGCGAGGGTGGCATGAACCTGTCGGCTGGCCAACGCCAGAGGATCGCACTTGCTCGTGCCCTTTATGGTGATCCGTTTCTCATTGTGCTGGATGAGCCGAACTCAAATCTCGATGCCGATGGCGACAGGGCGCTCGAACAGGCCATTGCCCGTGTCAAGGCGCGGGGCGGGGTCGTCATCGTCGTTGCTCATCGGAACAGCATTCTATCACAACTGGACATGCTTCTGGTGATGGAAGGCGGCATGGCCAAGGCATTTGGACCACGCGATGCCGTTCTCAAATCTCTCCAACAACAACAGCTTCAGCGCACCCGGCCGACGCGCTCGTCACCAACACCTGTCCTGGCGGTGGTCGATGGTGGGGAAGTGGCAAATGAGAACTGA
- a CDS encoding 3-oxoacyl-[acyl-carrier-protein] reductase: MEPGKVALVTGAGSGIGKAAARQLSREGFAVVVLGRNRQEISATAEELSGDGRDAFPVVADISINEEMRLAVTRAIERFGRIDVVVANAGINGTWAPIEDLQPQEWDQTIETNLRGTYLTIHHTVPHLKASGGGSIVVISSINGTRTFTTPGATAYSATKAAQVAMVKQLALELARHRIRINAVCPGEIDTNINDNTNLRDEDKTAIPVIWPEGQVPITGGRPGRADDVAEVIAFLASDRARHVTGTPVWVDGGQGLLR, from the coding sequence ATGGAACCTGGCAAGGTAGCCCTGGTGACCGGCGCGGGGTCGGGAATCGGCAAGGCTGCGGCGCGGCAGCTGTCACGAGAAGGTTTCGCCGTTGTCGTCCTCGGCCGAAACCGGCAGGAGATTTCAGCCACGGCCGAGGAATTGTCTGGTGATGGGAGGGATGCATTTCCGGTCGTTGCCGATATCTCGATCAACGAGGAAATGCGTCTTGCTGTCACCCGGGCGATTGAACGGTTCGGCCGAATTGACGTTGTCGTGGCAAATGCCGGCATCAATGGCACGTGGGCACCGATCGAGGATCTGCAGCCGCAGGAATGGGATCAAACCATCGAGACCAATCTTCGTGGTACATATTTGACGATCCACCATACGGTGCCTCACCTGAAGGCCAGCGGAGGGGGCTCTATCGTGGTTATATCGTCTATAAACGGCACCCGGACCTTCACGACGCCGGGTGCGACCGCTTATTCTGCCACCAAGGCGGCGCAAGTCGCCATGGTAAAGCAATTGGCGCTGGAACTCGCCAGGCACAGGATCCGTATCAATGCAGTCTGCCCTGGCGAGATCGACACGAATATCAATGACAATACGAATCTTCGCGACGAGGACAAAACCGCAATACCCGTGATCTGGCCGGAAGGGCAGGTTCCGATCACTGGGGGCAGACCAGGACGTGCCGACGATGTTGCCGAAGTTATCGCCTTCCTCGCAAGCGACAGGGCCCGTCATGTAACGGGAACGCCGGTCTGGGTCGATGGTGGACAAGGGCTCCTGCGATAG
- a CDS encoding hemolysin secretion protein D: MRTDPHLDLVRSVRRNLLAGTAGILFVFGGAGGWAATTELSSAVVSSGTLVVEGNAKKVQHPEGGIITELLVHEGQQVTAGETIIRMDDTAARAGLAAVEKNIIQLLARQARLEAERDGLTTVEVPEELNNRLRTGDATSLMASERRLFMDRRSSRDGQKAQLAEQVDQLREQITGLEVQRQANDDEMALIAKELEGKRRLYELGVITLNQVNTLDRNATRLRGEGGQLVASIATSRGKIAELELQVLQVDQELRTEVAAELRDVANQLATLAEDEVTARDRLKHSVVKAPISGVVHMLSVHTVGGVVTTAETLMEIVPQSSALTVEAHVSPQDIDQIAIGQATRLRFTAFNRNTTPEASGLVIRVSADLETDQQTGINFYRVAISIADREVQQLPTGLALLPGMPVETFIVIGDRSVASYFMKPMRDHANRVFRED; encoded by the coding sequence ATGAGAACTGATCCGCATTTGGATCTCGTCCGGTCGGTCCGGCGAAACCTGCTCGCCGGAACTGCGGGCATCCTGTTCGTGTTCGGTGGTGCTGGCGGTTGGGCTGCTACGACGGAGCTTTCAAGCGCCGTCGTCTCGTCGGGTACGCTGGTCGTCGAAGGCAATGCAAAGAAGGTCCAGCATCCGGAGGGCGGGATCATCACCGAACTTCTGGTGCATGAAGGCCAGCAGGTCACCGCCGGCGAAACGATTATCCGGATGGACGACACAGCCGCGCGCGCAGGCCTTGCGGCCGTCGAAAAGAACATCATCCAGCTTCTCGCGCGGCAAGCCCGGCTCGAAGCCGAACGGGATGGTCTAACAACCGTGGAAGTTCCCGAAGAACTGAATAATCGTCTCCGTACCGGAGACGCTACCTCGCTGATGGCAAGTGAACGCCGTCTGTTTATGGATCGGCGCTCTTCCCGCGACGGCCAGAAGGCGCAATTAGCAGAACAGGTGGATCAGTTGAGGGAACAGATCACCGGGCTTGAGGTGCAACGTCAGGCAAACGACGACGAGATGGCCCTCATCGCCAAAGAACTGGAAGGAAAGCGCCGTCTTTACGAACTTGGTGTCATCACCTTGAACCAGGTCAATACGCTCGATCGCAACGCAACCCGTTTGCGGGGCGAAGGTGGCCAGCTGGTCGCCTCCATCGCGACATCGCGGGGTAAGATTGCCGAACTGGAACTGCAGGTTCTTCAGGTCGATCAGGAATTACGAACGGAGGTGGCTGCGGAGTTGCGGGATGTCGCCAACCAGCTTGCCACCCTAGCCGAGGACGAGGTGACGGCTCGCGACCGGCTGAAGCATTCTGTGGTCAAGGCCCCAATCTCAGGCGTCGTCCATATGCTCTCCGTTCACACTGTCGGTGGGGTCGTGACGACGGCTGAGACCTTGATGGAGATAGTACCGCAATCGTCTGCCTTGACGGTCGAGGCGCATGTTTCTCCGCAAGACATCGATCAGATCGCGATCGGTCAGGCTACCAGGCTTCGCTTCACGGCTTTCAACCGCAACACCACACCGGAGGCTTCGGGGTTGGTCATTCGTGTATCAGCCGATCTCGAAACTGACCAGCAAACCGGAATAAATTTCTACCGCGTAGCTATCTCCATCGCGGATAGAGAAGTCCAGCAACTGCCGACAGGCCTTGCCCTCCTTCCCGGCATGCCGGTTGAAACGTTTATCGTAATTGGCGACCGTTCCGTCGCATCCTATTTCATGAAACCTATGCGGGATCACGCAAACCGGGTCTTCAGAGAGGATTGA
- a CDS encoding DNA topoisomerase encodes MKAREYQKKRRSAQATATAQDRNRSSDPSSLVYGTSLDGGIVRKPGKSGFLYFTATGHRVRDRGELARIAALAIPPAYQEVVISADPNSHLQAIGTDARGRRQYRYHPDWAAEREKTKFDKLASFAESLPDIRQRVDLDLRARKISLEKVLATVVHVLDNLYIRVGNERYASSNGSFGLTTLRNRHVKIEGSLVKFRFRGKSGKVWNISHTDRRLAAALKRLQELPGQNLFQYLDDDGLPRQLTSQDVNDYIREASGKDFTSRQFRTWAATCMTAFALAAIEVAPGRHERARQINSVVDAVATRLVNTRSVCRNSYVHPRVFEEFEAGTLPRMRGMGKTRSTRLLDWLDGDEICVLKWLSSPPNE; translated from the coding sequence ATGAAGGCGAGAGAGTATCAGAAAAAGCGAAGGTCAGCACAAGCCACGGCAACTGCGCAAGATCGGAACAGGTCCAGCGATCCTTCCTCGCTCGTGTATGGTACTTCCCTGGATGGAGGCATAGTGCGCAAGCCCGGAAAGAGCGGCTTTCTGTATTTTACCGCGACCGGCCATCGCGTACGTGACCGAGGTGAACTGGCTCGCATTGCGGCTCTCGCCATACCGCCCGCCTACCAGGAAGTGGTAATTTCTGCCGATCCGAATTCCCATCTGCAGGCGATCGGAACCGATGCGCGGGGCAGGCGGCAGTACAGGTATCACCCCGATTGGGCGGCAGAGCGCGAGAAGACCAAGTTCGACAAGCTGGCGAGCTTCGCCGAAAGCCTGCCCGACATAAGGCAACGGGTCGATCTGGACCTGCGCGCACGCAAGATATCGCTCGAAAAGGTTCTGGCGACCGTCGTGCACGTCCTCGACAATCTCTACATTCGCGTTGGAAATGAGCGCTATGCCAGTTCAAACGGCTCCTTTGGCCTTACCACTCTGCGAAATCGTCACGTGAAGATTGAAGGTTCGCTGGTCAAATTTCGCTTTCGCGGCAAGTCTGGCAAGGTGTGGAATATTTCCCACACGGACAGACGTCTCGCCGCAGCACTCAAGAGGCTGCAGGAGTTGCCGGGCCAGAACCTTTTCCAATACCTCGACGATGACGGTTTGCCCCGGCAGCTTACTTCGCAGGACGTCAACGACTACATCCGAGAGGCGTCCGGCAAGGATTTCACTTCACGTCAGTTTCGCACTTGGGCGGCCACATGCATGACCGCCTTCGCACTCGCGGCCATCGAGGTTGCGCCCGGCAGGCATGAGAGAGCTCGTCAGATAAACTCGGTTGTCGATGCCGTGGCCACAAGGCTGGTGAACACCCGCTCCGTTTGCAGAAACTCCTACGTCCATCCACGCGTGTTCGAAGAATTCGAAGCCGGCACGCTTCCACGAATGCGCGGGATGGGCAAGACACGCAGTACCCGATTGCTGGACTGGTTGGATGGCGACGAAATCTGTGTGCTGAAGTGGCTTTCGTCTCCGCCGAATGAATGA